Proteins encoded by one window of Arachis ipaensis cultivar K30076 chromosome B04, Araip1.1, whole genome shotgun sequence:
- the LOC107636342 gene encoding formin-like protein 14, which yields MCSTPKDTAKCMSYTTYKKESPRFLLFAFLFLLLQLLLLLLLHFQLQKERETLPLGPNHKITKNTWDTSISLPPPPLPHTKPQHRQYTKPGTIKNAAGHFKNQTTKSSSSSSSSTKTQHNQQDTKQQKNQPVIDTSIPPPPPLPPPPLPPHPPPPPPPPPPPTKPEHKQNTKPEKNKHVRDTSIPLPPPPPPPTKPKDKISTKPEVMGKAAGFLETLPTKPKKNKNVSDTSIPLPPPPPPIKPKDKISTKPEVMGKAAGFCETLPTKPKKNKNVSATLIPLPPPPPPPPPPTKPKDKISTKPEVMGNAAGFSGEQKTKCSSSYSLLTKPKKNKNVRDTSIPLPPPPTKPKDKISTKPEVMGNAAGFYGEQKTKCSSSHSLPTKPKKNKNVMDTSIPPPPPSIEPKDKKNTKP from the coding sequence ATGTGTTCAACCCCGAAAGACACCGCGAAATGTATGAGCTATACTACGTATAAGAAAGAGAGCCCCCGCTTCCTCCTCTTcgccttcctcttcctcctcctccagcTGCTGCTGCTCCTCCTCCTCCACTTCCAGCTGCAAAAAGAAAGGGAAACCCTGCCTTTGGGTCCAAACCACAAGATAACGAAAAATACATGGGATACTTCAATTTCTCTTccccctcctcctcttcctcatacCAAACCGCAACACAGACAATATACCAAACCGGGAACAATAAAAAATGCGGCAGGACATTTCAAAAATCAGACCACCAagtcctcctcctcttcctcctcttctaccAAAACGCAACACAACCAGCAAGATACCAAACAGCAAAAGAACCAACCTGTCATCGATACTTcaattcctcctcctcctcctcttcctcctcctcctcttcctcctcatccTCCTCCCCCTCCTCCGCCGCCTCCTCCTCCTACCAAACCGGAACACAAACAAAATACCAAACCGGAAAAAAACAAACATGTCAGGGATACTTcaattcctcttcctcctcctcctcctcctccaaccAAACCGAAAGACAAGATCAGTACCAAACCGGAAGTAATGGGAAAGGCCGCGGGATTTTTGGAAACTCTTCCTACCAAaccgaaaaaaaacaaaaatgtcAGCGATACTTcaattcctcttcctcctcctcctcctccaatcAAACCGAAAGACAAGATCAGTACCAAACCGGAAGTAATGGGAAAGGCCGCGGGATTTTGCGAAACTCTTCCTACCAAaccgaaaaaaaacaaaaatgtcAGCGCTACTTtaattcctcttcctcctcctcctcctcctcctcctcctccaaccAAACCGAAAGACAAGATCAGTACCAAACCGGAAGTAATGGGAAACGCCGCGGGATTTTCCGGAGAACAGAAAACCAAGTGCTCCTCCTCCTACTCTCTTCTTACCAAaccgaaaaaaaacaaaaatgtcAGGGATACTTcaattcctcttcctcctcctccaacCAAACCGAAAGACAAGATCAGTACCAAACCGGAAGTAATGGGAAACGCCGCGGGATTTTATGGAGAACAGAAAACCAAGTGCTCCTCCTCCCACTCTCTTCCTACCAAaccgaaaaaaaacaaaaatgtcATGGATACTTcaattcctcctcctcctccttctatcGAACCGAAAGACAAGAAAAATACCAAACCATGA